The following are encoded in a window of Candidatus Dependentiae bacterium genomic DNA:
- the rpsB gene encoding 30S ribosomal protein S2, which produces MIDFKSLVKAGCHFGHQKSRGCPKMAPYIWGHRNGIHLIDISKTAQLLEQSAQFLKQVTAEGKAVLWVGTKKPAQDIIFSVAQDLDMPYVNHRWIGGTLSNWAQVKKSITKLLHLQDVIAKVEKSKEKEDSQQFLYTKKELNVIQKMIERLKKNVGGITGLRWPIGAVIIVDVRKESSALKEAVRMGIPVVALVDTNCDPTLVDYVIPGNDDVPRSIKLIIDYLHESVKVGVAQRAKDQKEEESQTVAIKKAVTEKGPVVKKAATKKDVKVESKDKAVDITHNGLKKEDSKKTVDKEREEKADKK; this is translated from the coding sequence ATGATAGATTTTAAATCTTTAGTTAAAGCTGGTTGTCACTTTGGGCATCAAAAATCTCGTGGCTGTCCCAAAATGGCTCCGTACATTTGGGGTCACAGGAATGGTATCCACCTTATTGATATTTCGAAGACCGCGCAATTATTAGAGCAATCAGCTCAATTTCTTAAACAAGTTACTGCAGAGGGCAAAGCTGTTTTGTGGGTTGGTACTAAAAAACCGGCGCAAGACATTATTTTTAGTGTTGCTCAGGATTTAGACATGCCGTATGTAAACCATCGTTGGATTGGTGGTACATTGAGTAACTGGGCTCAGGTAAAAAAATCAATCACGAAGCTATTGCATTTGCAGGATGTTATTGCAAAAGTAGAAAAATCGAAAGAAAAAGAAGACTCACAACAGTTTCTGTATACAAAAAAAGAACTTAATGTTATTCAAAAAATGATTGAGCGTTTAAAGAAAAATGTTGGTGGCATTACTGGTCTTAGGTGGCCAATTGGTGCAGTTATCATTGTCGATGTGCGTAAAGAGAGTTCGGCGCTTAAAGAAGCTGTGCGCATGGGAATTCCAGTTGTAGCACTTGTTGATACTAACTGTGATCCGACGCTGGTTGATTATGTTATTCCGGGAAATGATGATGTGCCTCGTTCAATTAAGTTAATTATTGATTATTTACATGAGTCAGTCAAAGTTGGTGTTGCTCAGCGTGCGAAAGATCAAAAAGAAGAAGAGAGCCAAACTGTAGCGATAAAAAAAGCTGTTACAGAAAAAGGGCCAGTGGTAAAAAAAGCTGCTACAAAAAAAGATGTGAAAGTGGAATCAAAGGATAAAGCTGTTGATATAACGCACAATGGACTAAAAAAAGAAGATTCTAAGAAAACTGTTGATAAGGAAAGAGAAGAAAAGGCTGACAAAAAGTAG
- the lysS gene encoding lysine--tRNA ligase, whose product MKNKEEISVSVEHKIRVEKVEKMRALGIEPWPEFMEVSATAHDIIDEFQDDKECEYTVAGRVVTMRMHGKTAFVTIQDHTGRVQIYIRQDIVGDDTFEHIKHNIDIGDIVWCSGYSFRTKMGEITIRVQNLVLLSKCLHPLPEKFHGLADIETIYRQRYLDLITNAESRERFVRRSKIVQTIRSFLDNHGYIEVETPMLHPIPGGAVAKPFVTHHNALDSEFYLRIAPELYLKRLVIGGFERVYEINRNFRNEGISTRHNPEFTMLEFYTAHKDYIWVMDLVEKMIRQVAMELGNSLQLPFGDMVLDFDKPFKRISVYNSVLELTECSIDDLSEITIDATLKKYNVSVANKNASQGEKIFALFEELVEPQLMQPTFITHFPIEVSPLSKRDQQDQTVAARFELFAGGMELSNGFNELNDPFDQAERFKWQAQARAGGDQEAHYFDADYILALEYALPPTAGVGIGIDRLTMLLTNTTSIKDVILFPTLKKKSENF is encoded by the coding sequence ATGAAAAATAAAGAAGAAATTTCTGTTTCTGTCGAGCACAAAATTCGTGTTGAAAAAGTTGAAAAAATGCGTGCTTTGGGTATTGAGCCATGGCCTGAATTTATGGAAGTTTCTGCTACTGCACACGATATAATCGATGAATTTCAAGATGATAAAGAGTGTGAATATACTGTTGCAGGTAGAGTAGTTACTATGCGCATGCATGGAAAAACTGCTTTTGTAACCATACAAGACCACACTGGTAGAGTGCAAATTTATATTCGCCAGGATATTGTAGGGGATGATACGTTTGAACATATAAAACACAATATTGATATAGGTGATATTGTCTGGTGTTCTGGTTATTCGTTTAGAACAAAAATGGGAGAAATTACTATTCGAGTGCAGAATCTTGTATTATTGAGTAAGTGTTTGCATCCATTGCCGGAAAAATTTCATGGGCTTGCTGATATTGAAACAATCTATCGTCAGCGTTACTTAGACCTAATTACTAATGCAGAAAGTCGTGAGCGATTTGTAAGACGTTCAAAGATTGTGCAAACAATACGTTCATTTTTAGATAATCATGGCTATATAGAAGTGGAAACACCTATGCTGCATCCAATTCCTGGCGGTGCGGTAGCAAAACCATTTGTTACACATCATAATGCACTAGACAGCGAGTTTTACTTGCGTATTGCACCAGAATTATATTTGAAGCGTTTGGTTATTGGTGGTTTTGAGCGTGTGTATGAAATTAATAGAAATTTTCGTAATGAGGGTATTTCAACGCGACATAATCCAGAATTCACTATGTTAGAGTTTTATACTGCGCACAAAGACTACATCTGGGTAATGGACTTAGTAGAAAAAATGATACGTCAAGTTGCGATGGAGTTGGGTAATTCGTTGCAGTTGCCATTTGGTGACATGGTGCTTGATTTTGACAAGCCATTCAAACGTATCAGTGTATATAATTCTGTTTTAGAATTAACTGAATGTTCCATAGATGATCTTTCAGAAATAACTATCGATGCAACACTCAAAAAATATAATGTATCGGTTGCAAATAAAAATGCATCTCAAGGAGAAAAAATATTCGCGTTATTTGAAGAGTTAGTGGAGCCACAATTAATGCAGCCAACATTTATTACGCATTTTCCTATTGAAGTTTCTCCACTTTCAAAAAGAGACCAACAAGACCAAACGGTTGCTGCTCGCTTTGAGCTTTTTGCTGGAGGTATGGAATTAAGTAATGGGTTTAACGAGTTGAACGATCCATTTGATCAAGCCGAACGTTTCAAATGGCAAGCGCAGGCGCGTGCTGGTGGTGACCAAGAGGCACACTACTTTGACGCTGATTATATTTTAGCTCTTGAGTATGCGCTACCTCCAACTGCAGGTGTGGGTATTGGAATTGATCGTTTGACTATGTTGCTGACCAATACCACCTCAATTAAAGATGTTATTTTATTCCCAACGCTAAAGAAAAAGTCAGAAAATTTTTAA
- the lon gene encoding endopeptidase La, with amino-acid sequence MVTDEAQNIIEQPETNHVEETQKHETFLALLPLKNVVVLPKSIVPIIVGRETSIRAVEFALKNNKSIFITAQKDEHVETPTSLDLFSHGTRSKILQVMRMSNGALKILAEGVCRSKIIDTQEAEGFLGVHCIDIESSKAKQTVELEALWRQVRTLYLTYAKYNEKAPTDLIALVKSSYDMDQITDTLAIHISNLSVKERQTILETVDLEKRMLILCGLLKKEIDILQTEQRIRGHVQTQVEKSQREYYLTEQMKAIQKELGREDQSNELDKIRKKIKTLGLPQEAREKIEKELKRLDQMPPLSSEAVVSRHYVDWVISLPWTTVSNDTISLGKAEKILNAHHSGLKKAKERILEFLAAKKFAKDNKRSPIICLVGPPGVGKTSIAKSISESMGREFVRISLGGVRDEAEIRGHRRTYIGALPGKIIQAMKKAKTLNPVILLDEIDKMSADMHGDPSSALLEVLDPEQNTTFIDHFLDIEYDLSQVMFVTTANMIDDIPYPLFDRMEVISLSGYTENEKIAIAKKFLVPKNLKLHGLNTQQFKIPENQLHTIVNQYTKEAGVRQLERIISKLMRKAIQVFLRDKSAKVITVTSNRIAQWLGNPKFKKTSLNQEKNYGLATGLAWTELGGDVLEIETTTLSGKGGLTLTGQLGDVMQESAQAALSYIRSRATDLGLKGSFHSSKDIHIHMPEGATPKDGPSAGITICSALVSALIKKPLPKDLAMTGEITLQGRVLSVGGLKAKLLAAKQHDIKTVIVPKENYDDIQEISKEVDLNPLNITYANTMDDVLKFSFGSAIFKKHMKKKKKLIKKAVSQ; translated from the coding sequence ATGGTTACAGATGAAGCACAAAATATTATTGAACAGCCTGAAACAAATCACGTAGAAGAGACACAAAAGCATGAAACCTTTTTGGCCCTTTTGCCGCTTAAGAACGTAGTGGTTTTGCCAAAAAGTATCGTACCAATAATTGTTGGAAGAGAAACTTCTATCCGAGCAGTAGAATTTGCACTTAAAAATAATAAATCTATTTTTATTACCGCACAAAAAGATGAACATGTTGAAACACCAACGTCACTAGATCTTTTTTCTCACGGAACTCGCTCAAAAATATTACAAGTTATGCGCATGTCTAACGGTGCCTTAAAAATTCTGGCTGAAGGAGTTTGTAGATCAAAAATAATAGATACACAAGAAGCTGAAGGTTTTCTTGGTGTACACTGTATCGATATCGAAAGCTCAAAAGCTAAGCAGACAGTTGAGCTTGAAGCATTATGGCGGCAAGTACGCACCTTATATTTAACCTACGCAAAATACAATGAAAAAGCTCCTACAGATCTGATAGCCTTAGTAAAGTCATCATACGATATGGATCAAATCACTGATACTCTGGCTATTCATATTAGTAATCTGTCAGTAAAAGAAAGACAAACGATCCTAGAAACAGTTGATTTAGAAAAGCGCATGCTCATTCTTTGTGGTTTGCTTAAAAAAGAGATTGATATTTTGCAAACAGAACAACGTATTCGTGGACATGTACAAACACAAGTGGAAAAAAGCCAACGAGAATACTATTTGACCGAGCAAATGAAAGCAATTCAAAAAGAGCTTGGCAGAGAAGATCAATCTAATGAGCTTGATAAAATCAGAAAAAAGATAAAAACACTTGGACTTCCCCAAGAAGCACGAGAAAAAATCGAAAAAGAACTCAAGCGCTTGGATCAAATGCCACCGCTTTCTTCAGAGGCTGTTGTCAGTAGACATTACGTTGATTGGGTTATATCTTTGCCATGGACAACCGTCAGTAACGACACGATCAGCCTTGGAAAAGCAGAAAAAATACTTAACGCACACCATTCAGGTCTAAAAAAAGCAAAAGAACGTATTCTAGAATTTTTAGCTGCGAAAAAATTTGCTAAAGATAATAAACGATCACCAATTATTTGCTTAGTTGGCCCACCAGGTGTTGGTAAAACTTCAATAGCAAAATCAATTTCTGAAAGTATGGGGCGAGAATTTGTACGTATTTCTCTAGGAGGCGTCAGAGACGAAGCAGAAATCCGTGGACATCGCCGTACGTACATTGGCGCATTGCCAGGTAAAATTATTCAAGCGATGAAAAAAGCAAAAACACTCAATCCGGTAATTTTACTTGATGAAATAGACAAAATGAGCGCTGATATGCATGGAGATCCCTCTTCAGCATTACTCGAGGTTCTTGACCCGGAACAAAATACAACATTTATTGACCATTTCCTAGACATAGAATACGATCTCTCGCAAGTAATGTTTGTAACTACAGCAAATATGATTGATGATATACCGTATCCATTATTTGATCGCATGGAAGTTATTTCGCTTTCTGGTTACACAGAAAATGAAAAAATTGCTATCGCAAAAAAGTTTTTAGTCCCAAAAAATTTGAAACTACACGGGCTCAATACACAACAGTTTAAAATACCAGAAAATCAATTACATACCATTGTTAACCAGTACACAAAAGAAGCGGGAGTACGACAATTAGAACGAATTATTAGCAAGCTTATGCGTAAAGCTATACAAGTGTTTTTAAGAGATAAATCAGCGAAAGTGATTACTGTTACATCAAATCGTATTGCTCAATGGCTTGGCAATCCAAAATTTAAAAAAACAAGCTTAAACCAAGAGAAAAATTATGGCTTGGCAACAGGGCTTGCATGGACCGAGCTGGGTGGCGATGTACTTGAGATCGAAACAACCACACTTTCAGGTAAGGGAGGACTTACTCTTACGGGTCAGCTTGGTGATGTTATGCAAGAATCCGCTCAGGCAGCTTTAAGCTATATTCGTTCGCGAGCGACAGATTTGGGACTTAAAGGTAGTTTTCATTCATCAAAAGATATTCACATTCACATGCCAGAAGGCGCAACACCCAAAGATGGACCATCTGCGGGAATTACTATTTGTAGTGCACTCGTTTCGGCATTAATCAAAAAACCACTACCAAAAGATCTTGCTATGACTGGTGAGATCACACTACAAGGAAGAGTGCTCTCAGTTGGCGGGTTAAAAGCAAAACTTTTAGCTGCAAAACAGCATGATATTAAAACAGTCATTGTTCCAAAAGAAAATTACGATGACATTCAAGAAATTTCTAAAGAAGTAGACCTTAATCCGCTCAACATTACCTATGCAAATACTATGGACGATGTACTTAAATTTTCTTTTGGTTCAGCTATATTTAAAAAACATATGAAAAAAAAGAAAAAATTAATAAAAAAAGCAGTATCTCAATAA
- the recJ gene encoding single-stranded-DNA-specific exonuclease RecJ: protein MQGNTIRGKKYLWQLPEIDQQMVLSYASTYNLSVPVVQTLCSRGYVTSDDIESFLFSSFEKDVAHPEQLIDSQKAVNRIVQAIENKEKMLVFGDYDVDGITSSSLMMICLLPLGADINFFLPHRVLDGYGLSSKIVERAARNNYKVIITVDNGITAFEPACKAKELGIDLIITDHHKQHDELPDAYAIVNPNRVDCPYPFKSLAGVGVTFKILSLLYERVGKPMPEKAYELLLLGTIADVVPLLGENRFWVRHGLNYVNKQRSFPFLTLCKNGRVTKQTISSLDIGFSVAPQINALGRLDDPRDGVAFLIGSDHKRVQEVGKILFELNQARKDIERSIFQQVDVHIKEKKIDLEKENIILAASNSWPPGVIGLVASRLVSAYGKPTILLHITEKGIAKGSCRSIPAFNIFDALHDSKDLLEQFGGHAHAAGLALKVDNIAELKQKLEERVAQQLTPIDLEQKIMIDAHIKLGDLTKKFMNDINQLEPFGHANAQPLFYAKDVVLVQEPQLLKDLHVKCRIFADGVIKPLIFFNRPELFECFVNQGSDPFDVAVQATENHWNGRISIELLGTDVAGLKQ from the coding sequence ATGCAGGGCAATACAATACGCGGTAAAAAATATTTATGGCAGCTTCCTGAAATTGATCAGCAGATGGTGCTATCATATGCTAGTACGTACAATCTTTCTGTTCCTGTAGTGCAGACGTTATGTTCCCGTGGCTATGTGACATCTGATGATATCGAATCATTTTTATTTAGCTCTTTTGAAAAAGACGTTGCTCATCCAGAGCAACTTATAGATTCTCAAAAAGCAGTTAATCGCATAGTGCAAGCAATTGAAAACAAAGAAAAAATGCTTGTTTTTGGCGATTATGATGTAGATGGTATCACGTCATCATCGTTAATGATGATTTGTTTGTTACCGCTTGGTGCTGATATTAATTTTTTTTTACCGCATCGCGTGCTCGATGGATATGGTCTTTCATCAAAAATTGTCGAGCGTGCTGCACGGAATAACTATAAGGTTATTATTACCGTTGATAATGGTATAACTGCATTTGAACCGGCATGTAAGGCAAAAGAACTAGGCATTGATTTAATTATTACAGATCATCACAAGCAGCATGATGAATTACCAGATGCATATGCAATAGTTAATCCAAATAGGGTTGATTGCCCATATCCATTTAAATCGTTGGCAGGTGTTGGTGTTACTTTTAAAATATTGAGTTTGTTATATGAGCGTGTTGGCAAGCCAATGCCAGAAAAAGCGTACGAGCTTTTGCTGCTTGGTACTATAGCAGATGTTGTACCATTACTTGGAGAAAATAGATTTTGGGTTCGCCATGGGCTTAACTATGTTAACAAACAACGAAGTTTTCCTTTTCTGACCCTCTGTAAAAACGGACGAGTTACAAAACAAACTATCTCGTCTCTTGATATTGGTTTTTCTGTTGCACCACAAATTAATGCGTTAGGCAGACTTGATGATCCACGCGATGGAGTAGCATTTTTAATAGGTTCAGATCATAAACGAGTACAAGAGGTTGGCAAAATATTATTTGAACTGAACCAGGCTCGTAAAGACATTGAACGTTCTATTTTTCAGCAAGTAGATGTACATATTAAAGAAAAAAAAATTGATTTAGAAAAAGAAAATATTATTTTGGCTGCGAGTAATTCGTGGCCACCAGGAGTAATTGGCCTTGTAGCATCGCGATTGGTTTCAGCCTATGGTAAACCAACAATTTTATTGCACATAACTGAAAAAGGTATTGCTAAAGGTTCTTGCCGTTCAATTCCTGCATTTAATATTTTTGATGCATTACACGATTCAAAAGATTTGTTGGAACAGTTTGGTGGCCATGCGCATGCTGCAGGACTTGCATTAAAGGTTGATAATATTGCTGAGCTCAAGCAGAAACTAGAAGAACGCGTTGCGCAACAATTAACACCGATTGATTTGGAGCAAAAAATAATGATTGATGCTCATATTAAATTGGGTGACCTGACAAAAAAATTTATGAATGATATTAATCAACTGGAGCCATTTGGGCACGCAAATGCGCAGCCACTTTTTTATGCAAAAGATGTTGTATTAGTACAGGAGCCACAATTATTGAAAGATCTGCATGTTAAGTGTCGTATTTTTGCTGATGGAGTTATCAAGCCGCTTATTTTTTTTAATCGTCCAGAATTATTTGAGTGTTTTGTTAACCAAGGTTCTGATCCTTTTGATGTTGCCGTACAGGCAACAGAAAATCACTGGAATGGTCGTATTTCTATTGAATTACTCGGTACTGATGTAGCAGGTTTAAAACAATGA
- the cmk gene encoding (d)CMP kinase — MIITVDGPTASGKSSVAQAVAKRLGYYYFNSGLLYRSLAYILLHHYQYNKDQLSNPNAQDFKNALDSKRLVYTFGEDLCLRTIFDMIDITSYLKDKEIDQAASIVSSNEHVREVLIDFQRSIGRQHNVVTDGRDMGSVIFPYADAKFFLTARIKIRAQRWILDQKKRGNIVDLYHAVTQLQERDLRDKARNTAPLVVPKNAIIIDSSDMTQEQVIEKVIFYILKRHPNRDVF; from the coding sequence ATGATTATTACGGTTGATGGCCCAACGGCTAGCGGAAAATCTAGTGTTGCTCAGGCGGTAGCAAAAAGGCTAGGCTATTATTACTTTAATTCGGGCCTTTTATATCGATCTCTGGCCTATATTTTGTTACATCATTATCAATATAACAAAGATCAATTAAGCAATCCAAATGCACAAGATTTTAAAAATGCTCTTGATTCTAAAAGATTGGTTTATACTTTTGGAGAAGATCTTTGTTTACGTACTATATTTGATATGATTGACATCACGTCATATCTTAAAGACAAAGAAATTGATCAAGCAGCTTCTATTGTGAGCTCAAATGAGCATGTCAGAGAAGTATTAATTGATTTTCAGAGATCCATAGGTCGACAGCATAATGTTGTTACCGATGGGCGGGATATGGGCTCAGTTATTTTTCCCTATGCAGATGCGAAATTTTTTTTAACTGCAAGAATAAAAATTCGTGCGCAACGTTGGATTTTAGACCAGAAAAAACGTGGCAATATTGTTGATTTATACCATGCAGTTACGCAGCTACAAGAAAGAGACTTACGGGATAAAGCAAGAAACACAGCACCGCTTGTTGTACCAAAAAATGCTATAATTATAGATTCTTCTGATATGACACAAGAGCAAGTAATTGAAAAAGTCATTTTCTATATCCTCAAAAGACATCCGAACCGAGATGTCTTTTGA
- a CDS encoding MFS transporter gives MLKRIATALWGKFESRDEVQKFFTLSAIFFLIIGTYWCMRPLKDGLFANIVGVDYIPWAKFLSLIVITPLILVYSKLVDMFTRHKVFYILITLYALAALIFGYFLNHPTYGLPNTTEDPTRILGWAWYVFVESFGSLIVALFWAFTTDITKEDAAKRGFPFIALGGQLGNMVGPMLRAKSLGLSHSGPIVYILAGAIIVIGLLMWLFVSVTPKDQLVGFEEVKEAGDKKEESHSEPGFFEGLRLMITKPYLLGIFLIIFFYEVIITIIDFLFKATAKASFPLERDFSAFLGSYGTMTGIISTLCVLFGINNIQRHLGVRASLILTPILVAVAIVTVKFYPVLGVLFWLMVFAKAINYALNQPTIKQLYIPTSKDAKYKTQAWIEMFGSRGSKASGSGINVFRGFLKGKYGMAGITLFLTLSTSVSLGLIAIWFFVVAYLAKTYKKAVDEKRVAC, from the coding sequence ATGCTTAAACGTATTGCGACTGCATTGTGGGGGAAGTTTGAGAGTAGAGATGAGGTACAAAAGTTCTTTACACTAAGTGCTATATTTTTTTTGATTATTGGTACCTATTGGTGTATGCGACCACTTAAAGATGGCTTGTTTGCTAATATTGTAGGTGTTGATTATATTCCATGGGCAAAGTTTCTTTCGCTTATTGTTATCACACCTCTCATTCTCGTATATAGTAAGCTTGTTGACATGTTCACGCGACACAAAGTGTTTTATATTTTGATTACGCTTTATGCATTAGCAGCATTAATATTTGGCTACTTCTTGAACCATCCGACGTATGGCCTGCCTAATACCACTGAAGATCCAACACGAATTTTAGGTTGGGCGTGGTATGTTTTTGTCGAAAGTTTTGGTTCATTAATTGTAGCACTTTTCTGGGCGTTTACTACAGATATTACTAAAGAAGATGCGGCAAAACGTGGATTTCCTTTTATTGCTCTTGGTGGACAACTTGGTAACATGGTTGGACCAATGCTGCGCGCTAAGTCGTTAGGCCTTTCTCACAGTGGACCAATTGTCTACATTCTTGCAGGTGCGATTATAGTAATTGGTTTGTTAATGTGGTTGTTTGTGAGCGTTACACCAAAAGATCAATTGGTTGGATTTGAAGAAGTTAAAGAGGCTGGAGACAAGAAGGAAGAGTCTCACAGTGAGCCAGGATTTTTTGAAGGTCTTCGCCTTATGATTACTAAACCGTACTTGCTTGGCATTTTCCTGATTATTTTCTTTTACGAGGTAATTATTACCATTATTGATTTCTTATTTAAAGCAACCGCAAAGGCATCGTTTCCGCTTGAGCGTGATTTCAGCGCGTTTTTGGGAAGTTATGGTACTATGACTGGTATTATTTCAACATTGTGCGTATTATTTGGTATCAATAATATTCAACGACATCTTGGTGTTCGTGCATCGTTAATTCTGACACCAATATTAGTTGCTGTTGCGATTGTTACGGTAAAATTCTATCCAGTGTTAGGTGTATTGTTCTGGTTGATGGTATTTGCGAAGGCTATTAACTATGCACTTAACCAGCCAACTATTAAGCAGCTTTATATTCCGACATCAAAAGATGCAAAATATAAAACTCAAGCATGGATTGAGATGTTTGGATCTCGTGGATCAAAGGCTTCAGGTTCAGGTATTAATGTGTTTCGCGGCTTCCTAAAGGGTAAGTATGGTATGGCTGGAATAACATTGTTTTTGACTTTGAGTACAAGTGTTTCACTTGGTTTAATTGCGATATGGTTTTTTGTGGTGGCATATCTTGCAAAAACGTACAAAAAGGCTGTAGACGAAAAACGAGTAGCTTGTTGA
- the dnaX gene encoding DNA polymerase III subunit gamma/tau, which translates to MNTLKRADVQLNLARKWRSQTFDEVVGQELALKIIKNSLYKDHYFPVYLFSGQRGCGKTTTARIFAAAINCEKLSDFQKNPKKYIIPCLECASCVALRAGKHPDFIEMDAASHTGVDNVRQIVDAASLLPIMGRKKVYLIDEAHMLSKAAFNAFLKILEEPPVSVLFILATTDPEKIIETVRSRCFQLFFKPIEMRPLLNHLVHICEQEEIAYDTTALKLIIAQTDGSARDALNILEQVRFATKKVTQEAVQSVLGYVDDACLIELFNMVLHKSPVELLEFLQKKSLSLYDATFVWRTFINCVRSALWLKHGVRPQHFIEYHEALKDIVASTSWLQINDLLNQLYSNEHLFLKASDQYGVLEMILLQACQKNKKNNNSGSGSASGTQVLSMPTEGLDDEDYEDDVEESDRVDELEEELKPIDGNKKKVQNSDFVKALAGRLTDDVSSAIGFTSWELFLQELEQKNDPLALSIFKQAMFTAFDSVSAKLTISFPKQFIFFKELLGQTSAIWQPLVNSCFGMNIVLNSVFNSVDPKPIEVRCVEQKQERVTPVFVPMQTPRTIISQQKSKRMTYGSGGGGSSYRFFGSLGGQGTKTYLGKIPVTLSAIDVSDTNKWPQVCLLQQHFSGTIKEIIQA; encoded by the coding sequence ATGAATACACTAAAACGAGCAGATGTACAGCTTAATCTCGCACGCAAGTGGCGCTCACAAACCTTTGATGAGGTTGTTGGGCAAGAGCTTGCGTTAAAAATCATTAAAAATAGTCTATACAAAGATCACTATTTTCCTGTATATCTTTTTTCGGGTCAACGAGGTTGTGGAAAAACAACTACAGCTCGTATTTTTGCTGCTGCAATTAATTGTGAAAAATTATCTGATTTTCAGAAAAATCCAAAAAAGTACATTATTCCGTGCCTTGAGTGTGCGTCATGTGTAGCATTGCGAGCTGGCAAGCATCCAGATTTTATTGAAATGGATGCGGCTTCTCATACTGGTGTTGACAATGTACGGCAAATTGTTGATGCAGCATCATTACTGCCGATTATGGGACGTAAAAAAGTCTATTTGATTGATGAAGCACACATGCTGAGCAAAGCAGCATTTAATGCTTTTTTAAAAATTTTAGAAGAGCCTCCAGTATCAGTATTATTTATTTTGGCTACAACTGATCCGGAAAAAATTATTGAAACAGTTCGTTCTCGTTGTTTTCAGCTTTTTTTTAAACCCATTGAAATGAGACCGTTACTTAATCATTTGGTACATATATGTGAGCAAGAAGAAATTGCATATGATACAACAGCTCTTAAATTGATTATTGCACAAACTGATGGTTCCGCTCGAGATGCGCTCAATATTTTGGAGCAAGTTCGTTTTGCTACAAAAAAAGTGACACAAGAAGCTGTACAATCGGTGCTTGGTTATGTTGATGATGCATGTTTGATCGAATTATTCAATATGGTATTGCATAAAAGTCCTGTAGAGCTTTTGGAGTTTTTACAAAAAAAATCACTTAGCCTTTATGATGCGACATTTGTCTGGCGGACATTTATCAATTGTGTGCGCTCAGCACTATGGCTTAAGCATGGGGTGAGGCCACAGCACTTTATAGAGTATCATGAAGCTCTTAAAGACATTGTTGCGAGTACTTCGTGGCTACAAATTAATGATTTACTCAATCAATTATACAGTAATGAGCATTTGTTTCTCAAAGCAAGTGATCAATATGGTGTACTTGAAATGATCTTATTACAAGCATGTCAAAAAAATAAAAAAAATAATAATAGCGGTTCCGGTTCTGCCTCTGGCACACAAGTTTTATCTATGCCGACTGAAGGTTTAGATGATGAAGACTATGAAGATGATGTTGAGGAGAGTGACCGTGTTGATGAACTAGAAGAAGAGCTTAAACCTATCGATGGCAACAAAAAAAAAGTACAGAATTCCGACTTTGTTAAAGCATTGGCTGGTAGGTTAACTGATGATGTGTCAAGTGCTATTGGGTTTACATCCTGGGAATTGTTTTTACAAGAACTTGAACAAAAAAATGATCCACTCGCACTTTCAATTTTTAAACAAGCGATGTTTACTGCGTTTGATAGTGTGAGTGCAAAATTGACAATTTCTTTTCCAAAGCAGTTTATTTTTTTTAAAGAACTGCTAGGGCAAACTAGTGCCATTTGGCAGCCGTTAGTAAATAGTTGTTTTGGGATGAATATTGTTCTAAATTCTGTTTTCAATAGTGTTGATCCTAAGCCAATTGAAGTGAGGTGTGTTGAACAAAAACAAGAAAGAGTAACACCAGTTTTTGTGCCAATGCAGACACCGCGGACAATAATATCACAACAAAAATCTAAGCGAATGACGTATGGAAGTGGTGGTGGCGGTTCTTCGTATCGTTTTTTTGGATCTCTCGGTGGCCAAGGCACAAAAACGTATTTAGGAAAGATTCCAGTTACTTTAAGTGCAATTGATGTGTCTGATACGAATAAGTGGCCACAAGTTTGCCTGTTGCAGCAACATTTTTCTGGCACTATCAAAGAGATAATACAAGCATAA